From Micromonospora rhizosphaerae, the proteins below share one genomic window:
- a CDS encoding Bug family tripartite tricarboxylate transporter substrate binding protein, protein MATRRNVLVMGVAAATALALAACGATADKNEGGASDGKPVTGLRIMVPNTPGGGYDTTARTAAKVMEDAKIATGVQVFNLPGAGGTVGLQRTVNEKGNGKLAMQMGLGVVGASYTSKSAATLTQTTPLAKLIEEAGAIVVPKDSPYKTINDLVAAWKANPKGIAVGGGSSPGGPDHLLPMQLAKTVGIDPRQVNFVSYDGGGELLPAVLGGKVAFGASGFGEFLDQVEAGQIRVLAVTSEAPIEALKDVPTLKSSGIDLVFTNWRGIVAPPGISDADKKVWIDALTKMHESDEWKAELKKRGWTDAFVTGDEFGTFLTEQDKAVADVLKQLGLA, encoded by the coding sequence ATGGCAACTAGGAGAAACGTGCTGGTCATGGGGGTCGCCGCCGCCACGGCGCTGGCCCTGGCTGCCTGCGGCGCCACCGCCGACAAGAACGAGGGCGGCGCCAGCGACGGCAAGCCGGTCACCGGTCTGCGGATCATGGTGCCGAACACCCCCGGCGGCGGGTACGACACCACGGCCCGTACCGCCGCGAAGGTGATGGAGGACGCCAAGATCGCTACCGGCGTGCAGGTCTTCAACCTGCCCGGCGCGGGCGGCACGGTCGGCCTCCAGCGGACCGTGAACGAGAAGGGCAACGGCAAGCTCGCCATGCAGATGGGGCTCGGCGTGGTCGGTGCCTCGTACACCTCCAAGTCGGCGGCGACGCTCACCCAGACCACCCCGCTGGCGAAGCTGATCGAGGAGGCCGGCGCCATCGTGGTGCCGAAGGACTCCCCGTACAAGACCATCAACGACCTGGTCGCGGCCTGGAAGGCCAACCCGAAGGGGATCGCGGTCGGTGGCGGCTCGTCGCCCGGCGGCCCGGACCACCTGCTGCCGATGCAGCTCGCGAAGACCGTCGGCATCGACCCCCGTCAGGTCAACTTCGTGTCCTACGACGGCGGCGGCGAGCTGCTGCCGGCCGTGCTCGGCGGCAAGGTGGCCTTCGGCGCCAGCGGCTTCGGCGAGTTCCTCGACCAGGTCGAGGCCGGCCAGATCCGCGTCCTCGCGGTGACCAGCGAGGCGCCGATCGAGGCGCTCAAGGACGTGCCGACCCTCAAGTCGTCCGGCATCGACCTGGTCTTCACCAACTGGCGGGGCATCGTCGCGCCCCCCGGCATCAGCGACGCCGACAAGAAGGTCTGGATCGACGCGCTGACCAAGATGCACGAGTCGGACGAGTGGAAGGCCGAGCTGAAGAAGCGCGGCTGGACCGACGCCTTCGTCACCGGCGACGAGTTCGGCACCTTCCTGACCGAGCAGGACAAGGCCGTGGCCGACGTGCTCAAGCAGCTCGGGTTGGCATGA
- a CDS encoding response regulator → MIDVLVVDDDFMVARIHCGFVERVDGFRVVGTASTGEQAIAKVDEFRPDLVLLDLYLPDMFGLDVVTRLRAARHDCDILVISAAREAEAVRGAVRYGAVNYLLKPFGFDELRGRLEQYAARRNSLRAAVVSDQADVDRVLSRSGSIASAALPRGLSPETAELVERALREHDGTLSAAECANRVGISRVSARRYLEHFSGTGRAEVTLRYGAAGRPERRYCWVG, encoded by the coding sequence ATGATCGACGTGCTCGTCGTCGACGACGACTTCATGGTCGCCCGGATCCACTGCGGCTTCGTCGAGCGGGTCGACGGCTTCCGGGTCGTCGGCACCGCGAGCACCGGCGAACAGGCGATCGCCAAGGTCGACGAGTTCCGCCCCGACCTGGTGCTGCTCGACCTCTACCTGCCCGACATGTTCGGCCTCGACGTGGTGACCCGGCTGCGGGCCGCCCGGCACGACTGCGACATCCTGGTGATCAGCGCCGCTCGGGAGGCGGAGGCGGTCCGCGGGGCCGTCCGCTACGGCGCGGTCAACTACCTGCTCAAGCCGTTCGGCTTCGACGAGCTGCGGGGCCGGCTGGAGCAGTACGCCGCCCGGCGCAACTCACTGCGCGCCGCCGTGGTCAGCGACCAGGCCGATGTCGACCGGGTGCTCTCCCGCAGCGGCTCGATCGCCTCCGCGGCCCTGCCCCGGGGCCTCAGTCCGGAGACCGCGGAGCTGGTCGAGCGCGCGCTGCGCGAGCACGACGGCACCCTCTCGGCGGCCGAGTGCGCCAACCGGGTGGGCATCTCCCGGGTCAGCGCCCGCCGCTACCTGGAGCACTTCTCGGGCACGGGACGCGCCGAGGTGACCCTGCGCTACGGCGCGGCCGGGCGTCCAGAACGCCGCTACTGCTGGGTGGGCTGA
- a CDS encoding YbjN domain-containing protein yields MSRKSEVAALIESVCAERELAFESTGEASYAVTLPGTHKLKTICNLIVGEHALRIEAFVMRQPDERREELWAWLLQRNARMYGVSFSIDAVGDVYLTGRVNLAGIGEAELDRLLGAVLTYADESFDTMLEIGFGTAIRREWEWRVKRGESTANLAAFAHLFEPSAGTDRAPDRGESAPAGSATSTAGGSDPS; encoded by the coding sequence ATGAGCCGCAAGAGCGAGGTCGCCGCACTGATCGAGTCCGTCTGCGCCGAGCGGGAGCTGGCTTTCGAGTCCACCGGCGAGGCGTCGTACGCGGTCACCCTGCCGGGGACGCACAAGCTCAAGACGATCTGCAACCTGATCGTCGGCGAGCACGCGCTGCGGATCGAGGCGTTCGTGATGCGCCAGCCGGACGAGCGCCGCGAGGAGCTCTGGGCCTGGCTGCTGCAACGCAACGCCCGGATGTACGGGGTGTCGTTCTCGATCGACGCGGTCGGCGACGTCTACCTCACCGGCCGGGTCAACCTTGCCGGCATCGGCGAGGCGGAGCTGGACCGGCTGCTCGGGGCCGTGCTGACCTACGCCGACGAGTCCTTCGACACCATGCTGGAGATCGGCTTCGGCACCGCGATCCGCCGGGAGTGGGAGTGGCGGGTCAAGCGGGGCGAGTCCACCGCCAATCTGGCCGCGTTCGCCCACCTCTTCGAGCCCTCCGCTGGCACCGACCGGGCGCCGGACCGCGGCGAATCGGCCCCGGCGGGAAGCGCCACCTCGACCGCAGGCGGTTCGGACCCGTCCTGA
- a CDS encoding phosphoglyceromutase, with amino-acid sequence MTASEGPTVGTLVLLRHGESDWNAKNLFTGWVDVDLSEKGENEARRGGELMREHSLLPDVVHTSVLRRAIRTAELALNVADRPWIAVRRSWRLNERHYGALQGKNKKQTLDEYGEEQFMLWRRSYDTPPPPIDDNDRWSQAGDSRYALLPPELMPRTECLKDVVERMLPYWYDSIVPDILAGRTVLVAAHGNSLRALVKHLDQISDEAIAKLNIPTGIPLRYDLDPQLRPLTLGGTYLDPAAAKEAAAAVANQGR; translated from the coding sequence ATGACTGCGAGCGAGGGGCCCACCGTCGGGACGCTGGTCCTGCTGCGGCACGGGGAGAGCGACTGGAACGCCAAGAACCTCTTCACCGGCTGGGTCGACGTCGACCTGTCCGAGAAGGGCGAGAACGAGGCGCGCCGCGGTGGCGAGCTGATGCGCGAGCACAGCCTGCTGCCGGACGTGGTGCACACGAGCGTCCTGCGTCGGGCGATCCGCACCGCCGAGTTGGCGCTGAACGTCGCCGACCGGCCCTGGATCGCGGTGCGTCGGTCGTGGCGGCTGAACGAGCGGCACTACGGCGCCCTGCAGGGCAAGAACAAGAAGCAGACCCTGGACGAGTACGGCGAGGAGCAGTTCATGCTCTGGCGCCGGTCGTACGACACGCCGCCGCCGCCGATCGACGACAACGACCGGTGGTCCCAGGCGGGCGACTCGCGGTACGCGCTGCTGCCGCCCGAGCTGATGCCGCGCACCGAGTGCCTCAAGGACGTCGTAGAGCGGATGCTGCCGTACTGGTACGACTCGATCGTGCCGGACATCCTGGCCGGCCGGACGGTGCTGGTGGCCGCGCACGGCAACTCGCTGCGCGCCCTGGTCAAGCACCTCGACCAGATCTCCGACGAGGCGATCGCCAAGCTCAACATCCCGACCGGCATCCCGCTGCGCTACGACCTCGACCCGCAGTTGCGTCCGCTGACGCTCGGGGGGACGTACCTCGACCCGGCCGCCGCCAAGGAGGCCGCCGCCGCGGTCGCCAACCAGGGCCGCTGA
- a CDS encoding response regulator transcription factor — protein MSRVLVVEDEESFSDALSYMLRKEGFEVSVAATGPSALTEFDRTGADIVLLDLMLPEMSGTEVCRQLRQRSHVPIIMVTARDSEIDKVVGLEIGADDYVTKPYSPRELVARIRAVLRRQSVEATESGAPTLAAGPVRMDIERHVVSVEGAAVQLPLKEFELLELLLRNAGRVLTRGQLIDRVWGADYVGDTKTLDVHVKRLRSKIEPEPSAPRYIVTVRGLGYKFEP, from the coding sequence TTGAGCCGCGTACTGGTGGTCGAGGACGAGGAATCGTTCTCCGACGCCCTGTCCTACATGCTCCGCAAGGAGGGCTTCGAGGTCTCCGTCGCCGCGACGGGTCCGTCCGCCCTCACCGAGTTCGACCGGACCGGCGCCGACATCGTGCTGCTCGACCTGATGTTGCCGGAGATGTCGGGCACCGAGGTCTGCCGCCAGCTCCGGCAGCGCTCGCACGTGCCGATCATCATGGTCACCGCCCGGGACAGCGAGATCGACAAGGTCGTCGGCCTGGAGATCGGGGCCGACGACTACGTGACCAAGCCGTACTCCCCGCGGGAGCTGGTGGCCCGGATCCGGGCCGTGCTGCGCCGGCAGAGCGTGGAGGCGACCGAGTCGGGCGCCCCGACGCTCGCCGCCGGCCCGGTCCGGATGGACATCGAGCGGCACGTGGTGAGCGTCGAGGGCGCGGCGGTCCAGCTGCCGCTGAAGGAGTTCGAGCTGCTGGAGCTGCTGCTCCGCAACGCCGGCCGGGTGCTCACCCGCGGGCAGCTGATCGACCGGGTCTGGGGCGCCGACTACGTCGGCGACACCAAGACCCTGGACGTGCACGTCAAGCGGCTCCGCTCCAAGATCGAGCCGGAGCCCTCCGCGCCGCGCTACATCGTCACCGTCCGCGGCCTGGGCTACAAGTTCGAGCCGTGA
- a CDS encoding MFS transporter produces the protein MQALRRWLHDTAGGLPAIFWYLWSGLLINRAGSFAMLFLSLYLTDARGASEGLAGAVVGAYGAGGAGGVLLGGVLADRWGRRATLLTAHLGAAGLMAALAFSRHLAMIAVLAALLGVLHSMPSPAFVAAIVDVVPEARRSRAFNLQFWAFNLGMAVASLLAGVLAEASFVALFLVDAAATLTAAAVIGWKVPETLVGRRPAPAVRRRELAVRRRPGLHTALTDRTFLVFVGLTFVLAVLTMQTSTIMPLAMRADGLRPSAYGVVVALGGALIVLGQLFVPRLIEPYRKASVLSVSTGLMALGFGALTVADELAVYLGAAVVWTVGSMLAAPPNAQINADLAPPELRARYQSVFYLTFPAASFVAPALGGVSLQYLGDRHWLIVGGLGLVAAVGHLLAGPPRERRVAALRGRDDHSGEVVTVGR, from the coding sequence GTGCAGGCCCTGCGGCGCTGGCTGCACGACACCGCGGGCGGGCTCCCCGCCATCTTCTGGTACCTCTGGTCCGGTCTCCTGATCAACCGGGCCGGCTCGTTCGCGATGCTCTTCCTGTCGCTCTACCTGACCGACGCGCGCGGGGCGTCGGAGGGGCTCGCCGGGGCGGTCGTCGGGGCGTACGGGGCGGGCGGGGCGGGCGGTGTGCTGCTCGGCGGGGTGCTGGCCGACCGCTGGGGCCGGCGGGCCACCCTGCTCACCGCCCACCTCGGCGCGGCCGGGCTGATGGCGGCGCTGGCGTTCAGCCGGCACCTGGCCATGATCGCGGTGCTCGCCGCGCTGCTCGGGGTGCTCCACTCGATGCCCAGCCCGGCGTTCGTCGCGGCGATCGTCGACGTGGTCCCCGAAGCCCGCCGCTCGCGCGCGTTCAACCTCCAGTTCTGGGCGTTCAACCTCGGCATGGCGGTCGCCTCGCTGCTGGCCGGCGTACTCGCCGAGGCGAGCTTCGTCGCGCTCTTCCTGGTGGACGCTGCCGCCACGCTCACCGCCGCCGCCGTGATCGGCTGGAAGGTGCCCGAGACCCTGGTCGGGCGGCGGCCGGCGCCGGCGGTCCGGCGGCGGGAGCTGGCGGTCCGGCGGCGGCCCGGGCTGCACACCGCGCTGACCGACCGCACCTTCCTGGTCTTCGTCGGGCTTACCTTCGTGCTGGCCGTGCTCACCATGCAGACCTCGACGATCATGCCGCTGGCGATGCGGGCGGACGGCCTGCGACCCTCGGCGTACGGCGTGGTGGTGGCGCTCGGCGGCGCGCTGATCGTGCTCGGGCAGCTCTTCGTGCCCCGGCTGATCGAGCCGTACCGCAAGGCCTCCGTGCTGTCGGTCTCCACCGGGCTGATGGCGCTCGGCTTCGGCGCCCTCACCGTCGCCGACGAGCTGGCGGTCTACCTGGGCGCGGCGGTGGTCTGGACGGTCGGCTCGATGCTCGCCGCACCGCCGAACGCGCAGATCAACGCCGATCTGGCCCCGCCGGAGCTGCGCGCCCGCTACCAGTCGGTCTTCTACCTGACCTTCCCGGCGGCGTCGTTCGTGGCGCCGGCGCTGGGCGGGGTCAGCCTTCAGTACCTGGGCGACCGGCACTGGCTGATCGTCGGCGGGCTGGGCCTGGTCGCGGCGGTGGGTCACCTGCTGGCCGGCCCGCCCCGGGAACGCCGGGTGGCGGCCCTGCGCGGCAGGGACGACCACTCGGGGGAGGTGGTGACGGTCGGCCGCTGA
- a CDS encoding MDR family MFS transporter produces the protein MRTVRSWFRDTTGGLPRPFWYLWTGTLINRLGSFVLVFLAIYLTQERGFSASQAGLVLGLWGVGGAVGTTVGGTLTDRWGRRPTLLTAHLGAATMMLALGLARPLWAVSLGALLLGTFAEAARPAFGAMMIDVVPEKDRLRAFSLNYWAINLGFACAAVLAGLAAQAGYLLLFVVDAATTVVTALIIFTRVKETRTASAAPARSGGDAPAGVLRTILTDRVYLGFVALNLFAALVFLQHISMLPIAMGDSGLTPATYGSVIALNGVLIVVGQLFVPRLINGRSRSHVLALASVVMGVGFGLTAFADSAWFYGITVLIWTLGEMLNSPSNATLIAELSPAALRGRYQGVFSLSWQVAGAVAPILGGLVREQAGNTALWLGCAGVGVVMAVAHLVSGPARERRAAQLQAAAPVQPATVVQPPAPEVAQAAA, from the coding sequence GTGCGGACGGTACGGAGTTGGTTCCGGGACACGACCGGCGGGCTGCCAAGGCCCTTCTGGTACCTCTGGACCGGCACGCTGATCAACCGGCTCGGCTCGTTCGTCCTGGTCTTCCTGGCCATCTACCTCACCCAGGAGCGCGGCTTCTCGGCGTCCCAGGCCGGCCTGGTGCTCGGCCTCTGGGGCGTCGGCGGCGCGGTCGGCACCACCGTCGGCGGCACGCTCACCGACCGCTGGGGACGCCGGCCCACCCTGCTCACCGCCCACCTCGGCGCGGCCACCATGATGCTCGCGCTCGGCCTGGCCCGGCCGCTCTGGGCGGTGTCGCTGGGCGCGCTGCTGCTCGGCACGTTCGCCGAGGCCGCCCGGCCGGCGTTCGGCGCCATGATGATCGACGTGGTGCCGGAGAAGGACCGGCTGCGCGCCTTCTCGCTGAACTACTGGGCGATCAACCTCGGCTTCGCCTGCGCCGCGGTGCTCGCCGGCCTCGCCGCGCAGGCCGGCTACCTGCTGCTCTTCGTGGTCGATGCGGCCACTACCGTGGTCACCGCGCTGATCATCTTCACCCGGGTGAAGGAGACCCGCACCGCCTCGGCCGCCCCCGCCCGCAGCGGCGGCGACGCTCCCGCCGGCGTGCTGCGCACCATCCTCACCGACCGGGTCTACCTGGGCTTCGTGGCGCTCAACCTGTTCGCCGCGCTGGTCTTCCTCCAGCACATCTCGATGCTGCCGATCGCGATGGGCGACTCCGGTCTGACTCCGGCCACCTACGGCTCGGTGATCGCGCTCAACGGGGTGCTGATCGTGGTCGGGCAGCTCTTCGTACCCCGGCTGATCAACGGCCGGAGCCGGTCGCACGTGCTGGCGCTCGCGTCGGTGGTGATGGGCGTCGGGTTCGGGTTGACCGCGTTTGCCGACAGCGCCTGGTTCTACGGGATCACCGTGCTGATCTGGACCCTCGGCGAGATGCTCAACTCCCCGTCCAACGCCACGCTGATCGCCGAACTCTCCCCCGCCGCGCTACGCGGCCGTTACCAGGGCGTCTTCTCGCTCTCCTGGCAGGTGGCCGGCGCCGTCGCCCCGATCCTCGGCGGCCTGGTCCGGGAGCAGGCCGGCAACACCGCGCTCTGGCTCGGCTGCGCCGGCGTCGGCGTGGTGATGGCCGTGGCCCACCTGGTCTCCGGCCCGGCCCGCGAGCGGCGGGCGGCCCAGCTCCAGGCCGCGGCGCCGGTCCAACCGGCCACCGTCGTCCAGCCGCCGGCCCCGGAGGTGGCCCAGGCCGCCGCGTGA
- a CDS encoding sensor histidine kinase — translation MVAITSRRRTLAGQLLVLQLAIIVVVLVAVAAVSLAQSEATFKRVEGDRVAALGEQLAADRLLRDRLNQPVPAETIAPLVQNMATRSGVTSVTVADARGRVVSSTNPTLVGSPVMLGDRQVAEGRSWFGELEVDGSRELVAQVPVLGAREENLGRYLGVVVIGEASPTWLERLVGASSYLLTYLGIASLLGVVGSWLLARRIKRQTLGLEPREIAGLAEHREALLHGIAEGVIALDPQLRVTLVNGVGRRLLGLPEHCLGRSLSELGISGRLRDVLAGAGTGPEARDQVVVRRGRVLVMNRMTVRKDGRRLGSVTTLRDRTELARLEQEIGSFRSTTELLRAQTHEFANQLHTISGLIQIGEHDEVVRYVDALSRHRASLDLTITSRIHDTAVAALLMAKSAVAAERRVELRISERTGLDRLEPEVSADVATVLGNLVDNAVEAVAGSRERAGRTPGSGRETPVGAGGRDAGAADPGEPDPTARPAWVEVELRQDASSVEIVVRDSGPGVAPELAQEVFAHGFTTKAAQGGERGIGLALTRLVCHRRGGEVAVMNTEEGAMFTARMSVSRALEEAR, via the coding sequence GTGGTCGCGATCACGTCCCGCCGCCGCACGCTGGCCGGGCAGCTGCTGGTCCTCCAGCTCGCGATCATCGTCGTCGTGCTGGTGGCCGTCGCCGCCGTCTCGCTGGCCCAGTCCGAGGCCACCTTCAAGCGGGTGGAGGGGGATCGCGTGGCGGCCCTCGGCGAGCAGCTCGCCGCCGACAGACTGCTGCGCGACCGGCTCAACCAGCCGGTGCCGGCCGAGACGATCGCGCCACTGGTGCAGAACATGGCGACCCGGTCCGGGGTGACCTCGGTGACCGTGGCCGACGCGCGGGGTCGGGTGGTCAGTTCCACCAACCCGACCCTGGTCGGCTCGCCCGTAATGCTGGGCGATCGCCAGGTGGCCGAGGGCCGGAGCTGGTTCGGCGAGCTGGAGGTCGACGGATCCCGGGAACTGGTCGCCCAGGTGCCCGTGCTCGGTGCCCGCGAGGAGAACCTGGGGCGCTATCTGGGCGTGGTGGTGATCGGTGAGGCGTCGCCGACCTGGTTGGAACGGCTGGTCGGGGCATCGTCGTACCTCTTGACCTACCTCGGCATCGCGAGCCTGCTCGGGGTGGTGGGGTCCTGGCTGCTGGCTCGGCGGATCAAGCGGCAGACCCTGGGCCTGGAACCGCGGGAGATCGCCGGGCTCGCCGAGCACCGGGAGGCACTGCTGCACGGCATCGCCGAGGGGGTGATCGCGCTGGACCCGCAGCTACGGGTCACGCTGGTGAACGGAGTCGGCCGACGCCTGCTCGGCCTACCCGAACACTGCCTCGGTCGCAGCCTGTCCGAGCTGGGGATCTCCGGCCGGCTGCGGGACGTGCTGGCCGGCGCCGGCACCGGCCCCGAGGCGCGCGACCAGGTCGTGGTCCGGCGCGGCCGGGTGCTGGTGATGAACCGGATGACGGTCCGGAAGGACGGCCGCCGGCTCGGCTCGGTGACCACGCTGCGGGACCGGACCGAGCTGGCCCGGCTGGAGCAGGAGATCGGCTCGTTCCGGAGCACCACCGAGCTGCTCCGGGCGCAGACCCACGAGTTCGCCAACCAGCTGCACACCATCTCCGGGCTGATCCAGATCGGCGAGCACGACGAGGTGGTCCGGTACGTCGACGCGCTGAGCCGGCACCGCGCCTCACTGGACCTGACGATCACCAGCCGGATCCACGACACCGCGGTGGCCGCGCTGCTGATGGCGAAGTCGGCGGTGGCCGCCGAACGCCGGGTGGAGCTGCGGATCTCCGAGCGGACCGGGCTCGACCGGCTGGAGCCCGAGGTCTCGGCTGACGTCGCGACGGTGCTGGGCAACCTGGTCGACAACGCCGTCGAGGCGGTGGCCGGCAGCCGGGAGCGGGCAGGGCGTACCCCTGGAAGCGGGCGGGAGACGCCGGTCGGCGCCGGTGGGCGGGACGCCGGCGCGGCGGATCCGGGCGAGCCCGACCCGACGGCCCGACCCGCCTGGGTGGAGGTCGAGCTGCGCCAGGACGCCTCGTCCGTGGAGATCGTCGTCCGGGACTCCGGCCCCGGGGTGGCCCCCGAGCTGGCCCAGGAGGTCTTCGCTCACGGCTTCACCACCAAGGCGGCCCAGGGCGGTGAGCGCGGCATCGGGTTGGCGCTCACCCGGCTGGTGTGCCACCGTCGCGGCGGCGAGGTCGCGGTGATGAACACCGAGGAGGGGGCGATGTTCACCGCGCGGATGTCGGTGTCCAGGGCATTGGAGGAGGCGCGATGA
- the phoU gene encoding phosphate signaling complex protein PhoU, whose translation MRDEFRAELQAVSRLLVDMAEEVRTAMRQATRALLTADRQAAEAVIAGDAEIDGVYRQVEERVCDLIARQAPVATDLRTVITALHVSADLERMGDLADHVAKTALRRHPSPAVPAELRPIFTDMADIADRMAVKIGKVLGAPDAALAAELDRDDDAMDDLHRSLFGVLLDDDWPYGVETAIDATLLGRFYERFADHAVNAGEHVVYLITGETTPSAG comes from the coding sequence ATGCGCGACGAGTTCCGGGCCGAACTGCAGGCCGTCAGCCGGCTGCTGGTGGACATGGCGGAGGAGGTCCGCACCGCCATGCGTCAGGCCACCCGGGCCCTGCTGACCGCCGACCGGCAGGCGGCCGAGGCGGTGATCGCCGGCGACGCCGAGATCGACGGCGTCTACCGGCAGGTCGAGGAGCGGGTCTGCGATCTGATCGCCCGCCAGGCACCGGTCGCCACCGACCTGCGCACGGTGATCACCGCGCTGCACGTCTCCGCCGACCTCGAGCGGATGGGCGACCTGGCCGACCACGTGGCCAAGACGGCGCTGCGTCGGCACCCCTCGCCGGCGGTGCCGGCCGAGCTGCGGCCGATCTTCACCGACATGGCGGACATCGCCGACCGGATGGCCGTGAAGATCGGCAAGGTGCTGGGCGCGCCGGACGCCGCCCTGGCGGCCGAGCTGGACCGGGACGACGACGCCATGGACGACCTGCACCGCAGCCTGTTCGGCGTGCTTCTGGACGACGACTGGCCGTACGGGGTGGAGACGGCGATCGACGCCACCCTGCTTGGCCGCTTCTACGAGCGCTTCGCCGACCACGCGGTGAACGCCGGCGAGCACGTGGTCTACCTGATCACCGGGGAGACCACCCCCTCGGCCGGCTGA
- a CDS encoding sensor histidine kinase, whose amino-acid sequence MEWAVAVVVALALVTGLVAGLLLRRRREWWRRWARPGSGRSRWSAGRLPIPEDQQGGLPGLGRKTIDSLRAGVVVLDPDDVPVLMNPAARAMGLLRTGATPGSIAAHPLLRTLAGQVRRTGVRREIELDLPRGRDNTGDNPLGVHLRALGLGGGYISIEAADVTESHRVARVRRDFVANVSHELKTPIGALQLLAEALLDATEPAGDGAPDLSEDLVAARRFAERIQHESTRLGRLVQELLELTRLQGAEPQPSPEPVAVDWVIAEAMDRTRTAAAARRVNVLVDGERGLTVYGSDTQIATAVANLVENAINYSGEDTTVRIAARSTEEHIEIAVADQGIGIAPNEVDRIFERFYRADQARSRATGGTGLGLAIVKHIASNHGGRVDVASTLGGGSTFTLRLPARPPDDLEATLSSAEIEAGPAELR is encoded by the coding sequence GTGGAATGGGCGGTGGCGGTCGTGGTGGCCCTGGCTCTGGTGACCGGACTGGTCGCCGGGCTGCTGCTGCGCCGACGCCGGGAGTGGTGGCGGCGCTGGGCGCGGCCGGGGAGCGGTCGCTCCCGCTGGAGTGCAGGGAGGCTCCCGATTCCGGAGGACCAGCAGGGCGGGCTCCCCGGGCTCGGCCGCAAGACGATCGACTCGCTCCGCGCCGGCGTCGTGGTCCTGGACCCGGACGACGTGCCGGTCCTGATGAATCCGGCCGCCCGGGCCATGGGCCTGCTCCGCACCGGCGCCACGCCGGGCTCCATCGCCGCCCACCCCCTGCTTCGTACGCTGGCCGGGCAGGTCCGCCGCACCGGGGTGCGGCGGGAGATCGAGCTGGATCTGCCGCGCGGCCGCGACAACACCGGTGACAACCCGCTCGGCGTGCACCTGCGGGCGTTGGGTCTCGGCGGCGGCTACATCTCGATCGAGGCGGCCGACGTCACCGAGTCGCACCGGGTGGCCCGGGTCCGGCGGGACTTCGTGGCCAACGTCAGCCACGAGCTGAAAACCCCGATCGGTGCGCTGCAACTGCTCGCCGAGGCGCTGCTGGACGCCACCGAGCCGGCCGGCGACGGGGCGCCCGACCTCTCGGAGGACCTGGTCGCCGCCCGACGGTTCGCCGAGCGGATCCAGCACGAGTCGACCAGACTCGGCCGGCTGGTGCAGGAGCTGCTGGAGCTGACCCGGCTGCAGGGCGCCGAGCCGCAGCCGTCGCCGGAGCCGGTGGCGGTGGACTGGGTGATCGCCGAGGCGATGGACCGCACCCGCACTGCAGCCGCCGCCCGCCGGGTGAACGTCCTGGTCGACGGCGAGCGCGGCCTCACCGTCTACGGCAGCGACACCCAGATCGCCACCGCCGTGGCCAACCTGGTGGAGAACGCCATCAACTACTCGGGCGAGGACACCACGGTACGGATCGCCGCCCGGAGCACCGAGGAGCACATCGAGATCGCGGTGGCCGACCAGGGCATCGGCATCGCGCCGAACGAGGTCGACCGGATCTTCGAGCGGTTCTACCGGGCGGACCAGGCCCGCTCGCGCGCCACCGGCGGCACCGGCCTTGGCCTGGCCATCGTCAAACACATCGCCAGCAACCATGGCGGTCGGGTGGACGTCGCGAGCACTCTTGGTGGGGGGTCGACGTTCACCCTCCGGCTGCCCGCCCGCCCACCGGACGACCTGGAGGCGACACTCTCCTCCGCTGAGATCGAGGCCGGCCCGGCCGAGCTCCGGTAG